In Lagopus muta isolate bLagMut1 chromosome 32, bLagMut1 primary, whole genome shotgun sequence, the following proteins share a genomic window:
- the LOC125686152 gene encoding uncharacterized protein LOC125686152 isoform X3, with product MVLATRAHCWLMADLSSTRTPRFLSAELPSSSSSPNLYRCMELFLPRCKTLHLLLLNLIPFFVPSSQPVQVLLNGSTAFSQSSQLRIIGKLAEGGHYPLIKVIDEDVEQDRTQHRPLRNTAGYRPPTGFCTTNNDPLCSASQPVLNPPHCPLIYPTLPQLCYKDVVGDSIKCLAEIKVDYIHCSAPIHPARDNIIEAYQEMASSTAVPSPFQGQSSEVEMPRWQHLMAWFGPVP from the exons ATGgtcttggccacaagggcacactgctggctcatggccgacctgtcgtccaccaggacacccaggttcctctctgcagagctcccctccagcagctcatcccccaacctgtaccgctgcatggaattattcctccccagatgcaagactctacacttgctgttgttaaacctcatcccgTTTTTtgtgcccagctctcagcctgtgcaggtcttgctgaatggcagcacggccttcagccaatcctcccaacttcgtatcatcggcaaacttgctgagggtggccattatcccctcatcaaggtcattgatgaagatgttgaacaagaccggacccagcacagacccctgaggaacaccgctggttacaggcctccaaccggattctgcaccaccaacaacgaccctctgtgctctgccagtcagccagttctcaacccacctcactgtccactcatctatcccacacttcctcagctttgttataaggatgtcgtgggggacagcatcaaatgccttgctgaaatcaaggtagactacatccactgctctgcccccatccacccagccagagacaacatcatagaagcCTACCAG gagatggcatccagcacagctgttccatcacctttccagggacagag
- the LOC125686162 gene encoding olfactory receptor 14C36-like translates to MPNSSSISQFLLLALADTRQLQLLHFWLLLGIYLAALLGNGLISTAVACHHRLHTPMYFFLLNLALLDLGCISTTLPKAMANALWDTRHISYTGCVAQVFFLLFFFCVEYCILTIMSYDRYVAICKPLHYGTLMDSRACASMAAAAWGTGLLYALLHTATAFSIPFCQGNVVDQFFCEIAHILKLSCSESHYLRETVNIYFSLCLIFGCFVFIVVTYVQIFRAVLRMPSKQGRHKAFSTCLPHLAVVSLFVSTAMVAYLKPPSVSSPFLDVVVSFLYSVVPPAVNPLFYGMRNQEIKTAVSNTYFSSIQKMHASLR, encoded by the coding sequence ATGcccaacagcagctccatcagccagttcctcctCCTGGCGTTGGCAGACAcgcggcagctgcagctcctgcacttctggctcttgctgggcatctacctggctgccctcctgggcaacggcctcatcagcacagccgTAGCCTGCCACCACCGCCTGCACACCCCCatgtacttcttcctcctcaacctCGCCCTCCTCgacctgggctgcatctccacCACTCTCCCCAAAGCCATGGCCAATGCCCTCTGGGACACCAGGCACATCTCCTACACAGGATGTGTtgcacaggttttctttttacttttcttcttttgtgtaGAGTACTGCATCCTCACCATCATGTCCTATGACCGCTACGTTGCCATCTGCAAGCCCCTGCACTACGGAACCTTGATGGACAGCAGAGCTTGTGccagcatggcagcagctgcctggggcacTGGGCTTCTTTAtgctctgctgcacactgctACTGCATTTTCAATACCATTCTGCCAAGGCAATGTTGTGGACcagttcttctgtgaaatcGCCCATATCCTCAAGCTCTCCTGCTCAGAATCACACTACCTGAGGGAAACTGTGAATATCTATTTTAGTCTTTGTTTAATCTTTGGGTGCTTTGTATTCATTGTTGTGACCTATGTTCAGATCTTCAGGGCCGTGCTGAGGATGCCCTCTAAGCAGGGACGGCACAAAGCCTTTTCCACGTGCCTCCCTCACCTGGCCGTGGTCTCCCTCTTTGTCAGTACTGCCATGGTTGCCTATCTGAAGCCCCCTTCAGTCTCCTCCCCTTTCCTGGACGTGGTGGTGTCATTTCTGTACTCGGTGGTGCCTCCAGCAGTGAACCCCCTCTTCTATGGCATGAGGAACCAGGAGATCAAGACTGCAGTGAGCAATACATACTTCTCCAGCATCCAGAAGATGCATGCCAGCCTAAGATGA
- the LOC125686152 gene encoding uncharacterized protein LOC125686152 isoform X1, with translation MVLATRAHCWLMADLSSTRTPRFLSAELPSSSSSPNLYRCMELFLPRCKTLHLLLLNLIPFFVPSSQPVQVLLNGSTAFSQSSQLRIIGKLAEGGHYPLIKVIDEDVEQDRTQHRPLRNTAGYRPPTGFCTTNNDPLCSASQPVLNPPHCPLIYPTLPQLCYKDVVGDSIKCLAEIKVDYIHCSAPIHPARDNIIEAYQEMASSTAVPSPFQGQSSEVEMPRWQHLMAWFGPVP, from the exons ATGgtcttggccacaagggcacactgctggctcatggccgacctgtcgtccaccaggacacccaggttcctctctgcagagctcccctccagcagctcatcccccaacctgtaccgctgcatggaattattcctccccagatgcaagactctacacttgctgttgttaaacctcatcccgTTTTTtgtgcccagctctcagcctgtgcaggtcttgctgaatggcagcacggccttcagccaatcctcccaacttcgtatcatcggcaaacttgctgagggtggccattatcccctcatcaaggtcattgatgaagatgttgaacaagaccggacccagcacagacccctgaggaacaccgctggttacaggcctccaaccggattctgcaccaccaacaacgaccctctgtgctctgccagtcagccagttctcaacccacctcactgtccactcatctatcccacacttcctcagctttgttataaggatgtcgtgggggacagcatcaaatgccttgctgaaatcaaggtagactacatccactgctctgcccccatccacccagccagagacaacatcatagaagcCTACCAG gagatggcatccagcacagctgttccatcacctttccagggacagag CTCTGAAGTGGAGATGCCTCGATGGCAGCACTTGATGGCCTGGTTTGGCCCGGTTCCATGA